One window of Fodinicurvata sediminis DSM 21159 genomic DNA carries:
- the purF gene encoding amidophosphoribosyltransferase: MSRHPFDDDRLNEECAVFGIHGPSDDAAAHTALGLHAMQHRGQEASGMVSFDGSQFNAHRDIGLVGDIFGSEHVMSRLKGHAAVGHNRYATSGGTIMRNVQPLFADLEFGGFALAHNGNLTNANSLRRELVRRGSLFQSTSDTEVIIHLIATAKGESIIERMAEALIEVEGAYSLVALTADGVIGVRDPLGVRPLVMGRIGDSYLLASETCAFDIIGAELVREIEPGEMVILDGGEPRSLRIFPKQAQRFCVFEYIYFARPDSVLEGKSVYDARKYIGHELARESPIPADLVVPVPDSGVPAALGFSEESGLPFEFGIIRNHYVGRTFIEPGQEIRNLGVRLKHNANSAKLKDKRVILVDDSIVRGTTSRKIVQMVRAAGATEVHMRIAAPPIAHSCFYGVDTPEREQLMAHKMTVEEMAAHLDVDSLAFISMDGLYRAMGEAKRNVQIPQFCDACFTGDYPTPLTDRESSDAPQLSLLTELQKG, translated from the coding sequence ATGAGCAGGCATCCCTTCGACGATGACCGTCTGAACGAAGAGTGCGCCGTCTTCGGCATCCATGGCCCCTCCGACGATGCTGCAGCCCATACGGCCTTGGGGCTTCACGCCATGCAGCATCGCGGCCAGGAGGCATCAGGTATGGTTTCCTTCGACGGAAGCCAATTCAATGCCCACAGGGACATAGGACTGGTCGGCGACATCTTCGGCAGCGAGCATGTCATGTCCCGACTGAAGGGGCATGCGGCCGTAGGGCACAACCGTTATGCCACCTCCGGCGGCACGATCATGCGCAACGTCCAGCCGCTGTTCGCGGATCTGGAATTCGGCGGCTTTGCCCTGGCGCACAACGGCAATCTGACCAATGCCAACAGCCTGCGACGTGAACTGGTGCGGCGTGGCTCGCTGTTCCAGTCGACGTCTGACACCGAAGTCATCATCCACCTGATCGCCACGGCTAAGGGCGAGAGCATCATTGAACGCATGGCCGAGGCCCTGATCGAGGTCGAGGGGGCTTATTCACTGGTGGCCTTGACCGCAGACGGCGTTATCGGCGTACGTGATCCGCTGGGTGTACGTCCCCTGGTGATGGGCCGAATTGGAGACTCCTATTTGCTGGCCAGTGAAACCTGTGCCTTCGATATCATTGGCGCTGAACTGGTGCGTGAAATCGAACCAGGCGAAATGGTGATCCTGGACGGGGGCGAACCACGCTCGCTGCGCATTTTTCCCAAGCAGGCCCAACGCTTCTGTGTCTTCGAGTATATCTACTTCGCCCGTCCGGACTCGGTTCTGGAAGGCAAATCGGTCTATGACGCACGCAAGTACATCGGCCACGAACTGGCACGGGAAAGCCCCATACCGGCCGATCTTGTGGTGCCGGTTCCCGATTCCGGCGTTCCGGCCGCACTGGGCTTTTCCGAGGAAAGCGGCCTGCCCTTCGAGTTCGGTATCATCCGCAACCACTATGTGGGACGTACCTTCATCGAACCGGGACAGGAGATCCGCAACCTTGGCGTTCGTCTGAAACACAATGCAAACAGCGCCAAACTGAAGGACAAGCGGGTCATCCTTGTGGATGATTCCATCGTTCGAGGTACCACTTCGCGCAAGATCGTGCAGATGGTTCGTGCAGCCGGCGCGACCGAAGTGCATATGCGTATTGCCGCACCGCCCATCGCGCACTCCTGCTTCTATGGCGTTGATACGCCAGAGCGTGAACAACTTATGGCCCACAAGATGACTGTGGAGGAAATGGCCGCACACCTGGACGTCGACAGCCTGGCTTTCATCTCCATGGACGGTCTTTACCGTGCCATGGGAGAAGCGAAGCGAAACGTGCAGATTCCCCAGTTCTGCGATGCCTGTTTTACCGGCGATTACCCCACACCCTTGACGGACCGGGAGTCGAGCGATGCGCCCCAACTGTCATTGCTTACGGAGCTGCAGAAGGGCTGA
- a CDS encoding DUF2937 family protein — protein sequence MLGRLINALLATLGAAAAGQAPAFQAQYRQQLAGRLDQARQDIAQLLREAEARGQTPEQFLQRAEQESGAYTRILVEDSRITLQAYQRLQEAYGALSNSDPVSRPFILLQHLDPKIASSVASHFQPALPLNLEGLAYAGIGLLIGVAFAALLEYAGRSIMRSLRRMKGKPYHGGQHSSSFRQQGH from the coding sequence ATGCTCGGGCGCCTGATCAACGCCCTGCTGGCAACCCTGGGGGCAGCGGCTGCAGGGCAGGCTCCTGCCTTTCAGGCCCAATACCGGCAACAGCTTGCCGGACGCCTGGATCAGGCTCGCCAGGATATCGCACAGCTGCTGAGAGAAGCCGAAGCAAGGGGACAGACGCCGGAACAGTTCCTGCAGCGCGCTGAACAGGAATCGGGGGCATACACCCGCATCCTGGTTGAAGATTCGCGCATCACCCTGCAGGCCTACCAGCGCCTTCAGGAAGCCTATGGCGCCTTGTCCAACAGTGATCCTGTAAGCCGCCCCTTCATACTGCTTCAACATCTTGATCCAAAGATCGCAAGTTCAGTTGCGTCCCATTTCCAGCCTGCCCTACCTCTGAATCTGGAGGGGCTAGCCTACGCCGGTATCGGACTCCTGATCGGCGTTGCTTTCGCTGCCCTGCTGGAATATGCCGGGCGCAGCATCATGCGCAGCCTAAGACGAATGAAAGGAAAGCCTTATCATGGCGGACAACACAGCAGCTCCTTCCGCCAACAAGGCCATTGA
- a CDS encoding SDR family NAD(P)-dependent oxidoreductase: MADNTAAPSANKAIEGGSMAGRVALVTGATRGIGRSAAKLLAAEGAQTILVARTVGALEEVDDEICKAGGLKPTLVPLDLSELDRIDGIGSALYERYGKLDALVGNAGSLGVLSPIAHIPPKTWEEAFTVNVHANYRLLRSLDPLLRLSDAGRALFVTSGQADKANAYWSVYAATKAALNALVKSYAEEVGKFGIKANLLSPGPIRTAMRAQAFPGEDPEKLRTPEQIAPAFLPPLSPDYDKTGQIIDIPRN, encoded by the coding sequence ATGGCGGACAACACAGCAGCTCCTTCCGCCAACAAGGCCATTGAGGGTGGCAGCATGGCCGGACGCGTGGCCCTCGTAACCGGAGCTACGCGTGGTATCGGGCGTTCCGCTGCAAAGCTTCTGGCTGCCGAGGGGGCCCAGACCATACTGGTGGCACGCACCGTCGGCGCTCTTGAAGAGGTTGACGACGAAATCTGCAAGGCAGGTGGGTTGAAGCCCACATTGGTCCCACTGGACCTGAGCGAACTGGATCGAATAGATGGGATCGGTTCGGCACTTTACGAGCGATATGGCAAGCTGGACGCATTGGTTGGCAATGCGGGAAGCCTGGGCGTGCTGTCACCGATTGCCCATATTCCCCCGAAAACCTGGGAAGAAGCTTTCACCGTCAATGTGCACGCCAACTATCGCTTGTTGCGAAGCCTGGACCCGTTGTTGCGCCTGTCCGATGCCGGCCGTGCGCTCTTCGTGACCTCGGGCCAGGCCGACAAGGCAAACGCCTATTGGTCCGTCTATGCCGCCACCAAGGCAGCCCTGAATGCACTGGTGAAAAGCTATGCCGAAGAGGTAGGGAAATTCGGAATCAAGGCCAATCTTCTCTCCCCCGGCCCAATTCGGACAGCCATGCGCGCCCAGGCTTTTCCAGGCGAGGATCCGGAAAAGCTGCGCACGCCTGAACAGATAGCACCAGCCTTCCTGCCGCCCCTCTCTCCCGACTACGATAAAACCGGTCAGATCATCGACATCCCCCGTAATTGA
- the der gene encoding ribosome biogenesis GTPase Der, with protein MAFTLAIIGRPNVGKSTLFNRLAGRRVALVDDRPGVTRDRREGEGHLFDLDFKVIDTAGLEDVDDDSLEARMRRQTEQAVHDADAVLMLIDARSGVTPLDQHFADWLRREETPVLLAANKSEGAAGEAGRLEAYSLGLGEPIALSAEHGLGLDELYEFLAPFFKTEEASEAEGDVEDLGEDRGPLQLAVVGRPNVGKSTLINRLLGEERLLTGPEAGITRDAISVDWDFKGRPIRLVDTAGLRRRSRVDDKVERLSVAETKRSIDYAQVVILVLDAGLGLEKQDLTIARQVVDEGRALIIAVNKWDACTDRQGTMRAIRDRLERSFPQTRGIPLVTISAQEGRGLPRLLDAVMAAYEIWNKRLSTGLLNRWLEDVTAAHPPPAPGGRRIRMKYITQARTRPPTFAISCSNPSDLPDSYLRYLENALREDFDMPGTPIRIHLKKSKNPYAS; from the coding sequence ATGGCTTTTACCCTTGCTATTATCGGCCGGCCAAATGTCGGCAAGTCGACCCTGTTCAATCGACTGGCAGGCCGCAGGGTTGCGCTGGTGGACGATCGTCCCGGAGTGACCCGCGACCGACGCGAGGGTGAAGGCCATCTGTTCGATCTTGACTTCAAGGTGATCGATACGGCCGGGCTTGAAGATGTGGACGATGACAGCCTGGAAGCCCGTATGCGGCGGCAGACTGAACAGGCAGTACATGACGCAGATGCGGTCTTGATGCTGATCGATGCCCGTTCCGGTGTGACGCCGCTGGACCAGCACTTTGCCGACTGGCTGCGCCGCGAGGAAACGCCAGTCCTGTTGGCCGCCAACAAGTCTGAAGGTGCGGCCGGAGAAGCAGGACGCCTGGAGGCTTACAGCTTGGGGTTGGGCGAACCCATTGCCCTGTCGGCTGAGCATGGCCTGGGACTGGATGAACTCTACGAGTTCCTGGCCCCGTTCTTCAAAACCGAAGAGGCGTCCGAAGCAGAGGGTGATGTCGAGGATCTCGGGGAAGATCGCGGGCCCTTGCAACTGGCTGTCGTTGGGCGTCCCAATGTGGGCAAGTCGACCTTGATCAACAGGTTGTTGGGTGAAGAACGCCTTTTGACCGGTCCCGAGGCCGGGATCACGCGGGATGCCATTTCGGTGGATTGGGATTTCAAGGGGCGGCCCATACGGCTGGTCGATACGGCGGGATTGCGCCGGCGCTCGCGTGTGGATGACAAGGTCGAACGGCTGTCTGTCGCCGAAACCAAGCGCTCCATCGATTATGCCCAGGTGGTGATCCTTGTCCTGGATGCGGGACTTGGTCTGGAAAAGCAGGACCTGACGATTGCACGGCAGGTGGTGGATGAGGGACGCGCACTGATCATCGCCGTGAACAAGTGGGATGCCTGTACGGATCGGCAGGGCACGATGCGAGCCATACGTGACCGGCTGGAACGCTCCTTTCCTCAAACCCGGGGCATACCGCTGGTCACGATCTCGGCACAGGAAGGACGCGGTCTCCCGCGCTTGCTCGACGCCGTCATGGCGGCCTATGAAATATGGAACAAGCGTCTTTCGACCGGGTTGCTCAATCGCTGGCTGGAAGATGTCACGGCCGCGCATCCACCGCCTGCGCCGGGTGGCCGCAGGATTCGCATGAAGTACATTACACAGGCGCGCACCCGACCGCCGACCTTTGCGATATCCTGTTCAAATCCCTCAGACTTACCGGACTCCTATCTGCGCTATCTGGAGAATGCCCTGCGCGAGGATTTCGACATGCCGGGTACACCCATCCGAATCCACCTGAAGAAATCGAAGAATCCCTATGCATCGTGA
- a CDS encoding PQQ-binding-like beta-propeller repeat protein: MSNKLLTTLALAGVLLLGGCGTFDGWFGEPEAPPLPGKRISVLDSDRTLEADAEAQDSRITIPSAVRNSDWAQSGGNAQNDLQNLALSASLNRAWSSSIGSGNSESNRLLSQPIVVGDTVYTMDSRSRVTALGAGNGGQKWRVDLSGDRDSDGRFGGGLAYQGGTLFATTGFGEVFALDPSNGQIKWENTTLLPVRAAPTVANGHVYVISLDNRLYAFDADSGERIWDFAGIEEETAFIGAAAPVANDSSVVAAFSSGEIVSVMSRNGRALWDDSLSGFRRSDRSRDLSHIRGMPVLDRGLLTAISNAGRMVAIDQRRGLRVWEASVGGIEMPWSAGNMVYALSNNNELVALLREEGTIRWVAQLPRFEDPDDREDPIIWYGPVMGAGNLVIAGSNGELRLYDGRSGELTNLINLPAGAALSPVIAGETLYVVTDNGQLVALR, from the coding sequence ATGTCCAACAAACTGCTGACGACTCTTGCCCTTGCGGGCGTTCTTCTGCTTGGCGGCTGTGGAACTTTCGACGGCTGGTTCGGCGAACCTGAAGCGCCGCCACTTCCCGGCAAGCGAATTTCCGTTCTGGACAGTGATCGCACACTGGAAGCTGATGCTGAGGCACAGGACAGCCGGATTACGATCCCGAGCGCCGTACGTAATAGCGATTGGGCGCAAAGCGGAGGGAATGCCCAGAACGACTTGCAGAACCTGGCCTTGAGCGCATCGCTGAATAGGGCCTGGAGCAGCAGTATCGGAAGCGGCAACAGCGAGAGCAATCGCCTGTTGTCACAGCCTATTGTCGTCGGTGATACAGTCTATACCATGGATTCGCGTAGCCGGGTCACGGCACTTGGTGCTGGAAATGGAGGCCAGAAATGGCGTGTCGACCTCTCCGGAGATCGGGACAGCGATGGACGGTTCGGTGGCGGCTTGGCCTATCAGGGCGGGACACTTTTCGCCACCACGGGATTCGGCGAAGTTTTCGCGCTGGATCCTTCGAATGGCCAGATCAAGTGGGAGAATACGACACTCCTGCCCGTGAGGGCTGCGCCCACCGTCGCCAACGGCCATGTTTACGTGATCTCACTGGACAATCGGCTTTATGCTTTTGATGCCGACAGTGGAGAACGTATCTGGGATTTTGCTGGCATCGAGGAGGAAACCGCCTTCATCGGTGCTGCGGCACCCGTGGCGAATGACAGTTCTGTCGTGGCGGCCTTTTCGTCCGGGGAAATTGTCTCGGTGATGTCCCGCAATGGCCGTGCCCTCTGGGATGACAGTTTGTCCGGTTTCCGCCGGTCGGATCGCAGCCGTGACCTTTCTCATATTCGCGGCATGCCCGTACTGGATCGCGGATTGCTGACGGCGATCAGCAATGCGGGACGCATGGTGGCGATTGACCAGCGTCGCGGTTTGCGTGTTTGGGAAGCCTCGGTCGGCGGCATCGAGATGCCCTGGTCAGCGGGAAACATGGTCTATGCCCTGTCCAACAACAACGAATTGGTTGCCTTGTTGCGCGAGGAGGGGACCATTCGCTGGGTGGCACAACTTCCGCGTTTCGAAGATCCGGATGACCGGGAAGATCCCATTATCTGGTATGGGCCGGTTATGGGCGCCGGCAATCTGGTGATTGCCGGCAGCAACGGAGAACTGCGCCTTTACGATGGACGCAGCGGAGAACTGACAAACCTCATCAACTTGCCAGCAGGCGCGGCTCTTAGTCCGGTGATTGCTGGCGAGACACTATATGTCGTAACCGACAACGGGCAACTTGTGGCCCTGCGCTGA
- a CDS encoding tetratricopeptide repeat protein, with protein MSDIFREVDEEVRRDQWMTFFKKYGVYIGLAVAVVVLAVAGTEGWKYWQQQQRAESSQRYFVASQGVEAEEDPTAAIEAFEKIATGGEGAYSILAAFQQAGLQADSGNPEQAAATLEEVAGSSAPQLWRDAALVQAAQYRLDLGDYQRAEDMLTEQVQGDGAYRPLALEVTALAAIERGDEEQAREDLQAIVDDSGAPGPLRQRATQMLATIAE; from the coding sequence GTGAGCGATATTTTCCGCGAAGTTGATGAAGAGGTCCGTCGCGACCAATGGATGACGTTTTTCAAGAAGTACGGCGTCTATATAGGCTTGGCCGTTGCCGTGGTCGTTTTAGCCGTGGCTGGCACAGAGGGCTGGAAGTACTGGCAGCAGCAGCAAAGAGCCGAATCTTCCCAGCGCTATTTCGTCGCCAGCCAGGGGGTCGAGGCTGAGGAGGATCCCACGGCTGCGATCGAGGCCTTCGAAAAGATCGCAACTGGAGGCGAGGGCGCCTACAGTATCCTTGCCGCCTTCCAGCAGGCAGGCTTGCAGGCGGACAGTGGAAATCCCGAGCAGGCGGCCGCAACCCTGGAAGAGGTTGCCGGAAGCTCGGCACCACAGCTTTGGCGTGATGCCGCCTTGGTCCAGGCTGCACAATACAGGCTTGATCTGGGCGACTATCAGCGCGCGGAAGACATGCTGACCGAGCAGGTTCAGGGGGATGGGGCCTATCGTCCCCTGGCACTGGAAGTCACGGCTTTGGCTGCCATCGAGCGTGGTGATGAAGAACAGGCACGTGAAGACCTTCAAGCCATTGTCGACGATTCCGGAGCCCCGGGGCCGCTTCGCCAGCGTGCCACTCAAATGCTAGCCACGATTGCGGAGTAA
- a CDS encoding DUF2794 domain-containing protein — translation MAKVVRLEDIRIDRKQRATPLYFNRSELDALLSLYSHQVSDGAWRDYAIDHRPGIALFSIFRHSFDRPLYTIAKRMQTTGNQPEYMLFDSQKMLARKGRLQDLLTYFRKKLEAV, via the coding sequence ATGGCAAAGGTGGTGCGGCTCGAAGACATTCGGATCGACCGCAAGCAACGCGCCACGCCGCTCTATTTCAACAGGTCAGAGCTGGATGCCTTGTTGTCGCTGTACAGTCACCAGGTATCCGATGGCGCGTGGCGGGACTACGCCATAGACCATCGTCCGGGAATCGCGCTTTTCTCGATCTTCCGTCATAGCTTCGATCGTCCGCTCTACACAATTGCCAAGCGCATGCAGACCACGGGCAACCAGCCTGAATACATGTTGTTCGATAGCCAGAAGATGCTGGCCCGAAAGGGGCGACTCCAGGATCTTCTTACTTATTTCCGCAAGAAACTGGAAGCAGTCTGA
- a CDS encoding sulfite exporter TauE/SafE family protein yields MILEALPSVGSGLLVGLTLGLIGGGGSILATPLLLYLVGVSPPHVAIGTSALAVSVNAFINFGYHLRSGNVSWPCALVFGAIGTLGAIGGSSLGKATDGESLMALFAGLMLVIAVLMLKPGKPSIMKGPFVTLRNCILAGFLALLAGLASGFFGIGGGFLIVPALILATRMPIIEAIGSSLLAVGAFGLATAINYSLSGLIDWRVAAEFLAGGILGGLIGTLLANHLSSYKNVLNRLFAGIIIIVACYMLYRNAGALLA; encoded by the coding sequence ATGATTCTGGAAGCATTGCCATCCGTTGGTTCTGGCCTGCTGGTCGGGTTGACGCTTGGATTGATTGGCGGGGGCGGTTCCATCCTGGCGACACCTTTGCTCCTTTATCTCGTGGGGGTAAGTCCGCCTCATGTGGCGATTGGCACCAGTGCTCTGGCTGTTTCGGTCAACGCCTTCATCAACTTCGGTTATCATCTGCGCAGTGGGAATGTCAGTTGGCCCTGCGCGCTCGTGTTTGGTGCTATCGGCACCCTGGGAGCCATTGGAGGCTCCAGCCTGGGTAAGGCAACGGACGGAGAAAGCCTGATGGCCCTGTTTGCGGGGCTGATGCTGGTGATAGCCGTCCTGATGCTGAAGCCTGGAAAGCCTTCAATCATGAAGGGGCCTTTCGTTACACTTAGGAACTGTATCCTTGCGGGCTTCCTTGCGCTTCTTGCGGGGCTTGCTTCCGGTTTCTTCGGCATTGGCGGCGGTTTTCTCATTGTGCCTGCCCTGATCCTGGCCACGCGCATGCCGATCATAGAAGCGATTGGATCATCTCTGTTGGCAGTTGGAGCCTTTGGTTTGGCAACGGCGATCAACTATTCCCTGTCGGGTCTGATTGATTGGCGCGTAGCCGCTGAATTCCTTGCCGGGGGCATCCTTGGTGGACTTATCGGAACTCTGCTGGCCAATCATCTTTCAAGCTACAAGAATGTCCTGAACAGGCTGTTCGCCGGGATCATCATTATTGTTGCCTGCTATATGCTCTATCGCAACGCAGGGGCGCTGCTGGCCTGA
- a CDS encoding YeeE/YedE family protein, producing the protein MHILRLLAGLAAGTLFGFGLALSGMMDPERVRGFLDIAGEWDPSLAFVLGGAVFVSALGVLLSRRLPEPLLDDSYHLPGRGQVDRRLLIGAGIFGIGWGMGGLCPGPAIANLGAGYTDIVLFVVAMLLGMFVHDRFFQSRQARGLGGRAGAR; encoded by the coding sequence ATGCATATCCTTCGCCTTTTGGCAGGACTGGCAGCGGGAACGCTGTTCGGTTTCGGTCTGGCTCTCTCAGGAATGATGGACCCCGAGCGCGTACGCGGGTTCCTGGATATTGCGGGTGAATGGGATCCCAGCCTGGCATTTGTCCTGGGCGGCGCTGTTTTCGTATCTGCTCTTGGCGTTCTGCTTTCACGCAGGCTGCCTGAGCCATTGCTGGACGACAGTTATCATCTTCCCGGCAGGGGGCAGGTCGACAGGCGGTTGCTCATTGGCGCCGGCATCTTCGGGATCGGTTGGGGGATGGGCGGTCTATGCCCCGGCCCGGCTATAGCCAATCTTGGAGCTGGCTACACGGACATAGTTCTCTTTGTCGTTGCCATGCTGCTCGGCATGTTTGTCCATGATCGTTTCTTTCAGTCTCGGCAAGCGCGCGGACTAGGTGGACGTGCGGGCGCACGATGA
- a CDS encoding YeeE/YedE family protein, with product MHPYLVSLSGGLLIGLSASLLLILNGRVAGVSGIVGRLLSPQPGLAMNVVFVVGLILGPMGYLYLFEEWPQVRLENPLPLLLLAGLLVGFGARMGSGCTSGHGVVGLARLSRRSIAAVATFMVTAVLTVLFLRMGGLL from the coding sequence ATGCATCCCTACCTTGTTTCTTTGTCCGGAGGCCTTCTGATTGGCCTGTCGGCATCGCTGCTGCTTATCCTGAATGGCCGTGTTGCCGGTGTCAGCGGGATTGTGGGGCGTCTGCTCTCGCCACAACCGGGTCTGGCCATGAACGTCGTTTTCGTGGTGGGCCTGATTCTGGGCCCAATGGGTTATCTCTACTTGTTCGAAGAATGGCCACAGGTGCGTCTGGAAAATCCTCTGCCACTTCTGCTGCTGGCTGGCTTGCTAGTCGGTTTTGGGGCCCGCATGGGGTCCGGCTGTACCAGCGGTCATGGTGTTGTTGGTCTGGCGCGCCTGTCCCGGCGGTCCATTGCCGCTGTGGCAACCTTTATGGTGACCGCCGTGCTGACTGTTCTGTTCCTGCGTATGGGAGGGTTGCTGTGA
- a CDS encoding metalloregulator ArsR/SmtB family transcription factor: MRKDLDKVQLEARAEEVSQLLKSLANTNRLMIVCTLVEGERSVAELESELGIHQPTLSQQLTTLREAGLVQTRRESRHVHYRLTEDRAAQVIEALYRIFCNDQTASVT, from the coding sequence ATGCGCAAAGACTTGGACAAAGTGCAGCTTGAGGCACGTGCAGAAGAAGTCAGCCAGTTGCTGAAAAGCCTGGCCAATACGAATCGCCTGATGATTGTCTGCACACTGGTGGAAGGCGAGCGCTCCGTCGCTGAACTGGAGAGCGAACTTGGCATTCACCAGCCCACGCTGTCCCAGCAATTGACGACGCTTCGCGAAGCCGGACTTGTTCAAACGCGGCGGGAATCCCGGCACGTTCATTATCGTCTGACCGAAGACAGGGCCGCGCAGGTGATCGAGGCGCTCTACCGTATTTTCTGTAACGATCAAACGGCATCGGTGACCTGA
- a CDS encoding MBL fold metallo-hydrolase, giving the protein MTLDESKIAAGKVCPVVKAFFDTRTSSVQYVVNDPETRKGVIIDPVLDFEEKAGSTSTENADAILDYVRESGIELEWILDTHPHADHFSAAGYLKQKTGAPIAIGEKVVAVQKLWKKIYNLRDVPADGSQWDRLFTDGESFSIGNLKARVMLCPGHTPASITYVIGDTAFVHDTLFMPDGGSARADFPGGDARELWESIQKILSLPDETRLFTGHDYQPDGREPRWESTVAEQKRENKHVAGKTAEDYVQLREERDRTLTMPKLILQSLQVNIRGGRLPEPEDNDVRYLRIPLDQFTDMPWES; this is encoded by the coding sequence ATGACACTGGATGAAAGCAAGATCGCCGCCGGAAAGGTATGCCCCGTGGTCAAGGCCTTCTTCGACACACGGACATCGAGCGTTCAATACGTCGTTAATGATCCCGAAACCCGTAAGGGAGTCATTATTGATCCGGTCCTGGACTTCGAGGAGAAGGCTGGCAGCACCTCCACGGAAAATGCCGATGCCATACTCGATTATGTGCGCGAGAGCGGTATAGAGCTTGAGTGGATCCTGGATACCCACCCACATGCCGATCACTTCTCTGCGGCCGGTTACCTGAAGCAGAAGACGGGAGCTCCGATTGCCATTGGTGAGAAGGTGGTCGCAGTCCAGAAGCTCTGGAAGAAAATCTACAACCTCAGGGATGTTCCTGCCGATGGTTCTCAATGGGATAGATTGTTCACGGATGGCGAAAGCTTTTCCATAGGCAACCTGAAGGCCAGGGTCATGCTCTGTCCCGGTCATACACCGGCTTCCATCACTTATGTGATTGGAGATACGGCCTTCGTGCACGATACGCTTTTCATGCCCGATGGCGGTTCCGCACGTGCCGATTTTCCCGGTGGTGATGCCAGGGAGCTTTGGGAATCCATTCAGAAGATCCTTTCCCTTCCGGATGAAACCCGGCTGTTCACGGGCCATGACTATCAGCCAGATGGGCGTGAACCGCGATGGGAAAGCACTGTTGCGGAGCAGAAGCGCGAGAACAAGCATGTGGCCGGGAAGACGGCCGAGGATTATGTCCAGCTCCGCGAGGAACGGGACCGCACGCTGACCATGCCCAAACTGATCCTTCAATCCCTGCAGGTGAACATCAGGGGTGGGCGCCTGCCGGAACCCGAGGACAACGATGTGCGTTATCTCAGGATTCCACTGGACCAATTCACGGATATGCCATGGGAAAGCTGA